aataaaatgaaaaatagaaaagggtTTCTGCCTCTCTTGCAGTAGCCTGCAGCagtttcttcagggttttctaaCTGCGCGCCTGCCGGGAGACCATTGGGGCGCCTGGTCGGGgcgggaggagaggagaaaggagaaaggagaaaggtgTGAGGCTCCTGGAGGCACGGGACGGAGGCGGGGAAACACCTGGCCCACCGGTGAAGGAAGTAAGGAAGCAGCCAATcagaatcctctctctctctctgtctctctctgtctctctctgtctctctctctcggcCAGCCCTTCGGCCCCGCCCTCAGTGGTGACCATGGCAACTCACTCCCTTAACTGGACTGCGAGGTTTCTGAACCTAGCTCCCGTGGCGCAGCTCGCACGGACTGCGCTCTCATTGGTCTAGAGGAGAGAGTGGAGCTGGGCGAGTCGTCGTGGGGAAAGGGGGCGGGGCTTGCGCTTGGTGATTGGCAAGCTCTCCCGTAATTTGCATTTCCGAGAGGCGGACCGCGCCCTAATTGGCCCTTAGGCTGTAGGGTGTGGCCTGTTTCCCTGTTATTCAGAAATACTGAACAATGAATAACTGTATTTATTCCTTACAACTGTCTGGAGTTGGCCAAATTTTACAAAGAAACATGGCTCTGAAAGTCAGGAATCATTTCCCCAACTTGTCAGCGCTAGTGAAGGATAATTGGAACCCAAATCTGTGCAACTTCAGAAGTCTAGACCATTCCACTACTCTCATGgagaaatagaattaaaattttatgagCAGTTACTATATGCTGGGCACTCTTCCACATACCATTGTATTGGCTCTTTCAGCCTCACATCAACCCTGTGAGAAGCCTCATCCTCTGTTTGCTGAAGGGCCTGGTAACTCCATCTTGGCCTGTGCTTTTCCTGTACTTCCTccccacatcttttttttcttttgttaattaaTTAGGCTGCGCAGGGCCTTATTTGCGGcaatcttcgttgcagcatgcgggatctagtttcctgaccagggatcgaacctggttcccctgcgttgggagcggggagtcttaaccactggaccaccagggaagtccctcctcccAGACCTCTTGTCTAGCATTTGAGGCTTTTCACAAAATGGTGCCCCAAACCCCTTCCCTTCTCACTCTACTCCCCTCTCCTCAGGAAATTTCAGCAATCCCCACACTTCAATCACCATCACAGCTAATAACATCCAGACCCCCATTTCCAGACTGAAAGCTCAATGCTCAGGGATCCAGCCACTTCTTGGAATCCAGTCACTCCTCCCGACATGAGCTCAGAGTGTCCCCCCCAAGCCCACCCCTTCTCATGGGTTCCCTGTGTTGGGAATGGCTCCACTGTCTACCAGTCACTGGGTCAGATGCAGGTGCAGTCCTTGCCCCTTCCCTCTTCATCCTCCTTCACAGCCTGTCAGTCCTGGCTCTGTCCTTCCTGCTCCGCCTCTTTCTGCCCCGCCCTTTTTTCCATCCATGCACCCAGCCCAGCTCAGGCCTCATGCTCTCTCACCTGGACCATGGCCCcagccttctccccacctcctgcctccaGCCTCACTCCATTATTATTCATCCTCTATACAGGCTCAGAAGGTCTCTTTCCCACCCAGAGTTGATTCTGCCCCTTCCCTGATCACGGGACTTTCTTGGGCAGTTGGAAGTAGAGTTCAACCTGATGTTCAAAACCCTTAATAGGCTCttgtctaccttttttttttttttttttttttttttttgcggtacgtgggcctctcactgctgtggcctctcccgttgcggagcacaggctctggacgcacaggcccagcggccacggcccacggcaccagccgctccgcggcacgtgggatcttcccagaccggggcacgaacccgtgtcccctgcgtcggcaggcggactcccaacaattgcaccaccagggaagcccaactatctTTTTTCTCACAACTCTAAAGCCTCAAATCcttccctggatttttttttttttttaatccaagcaACATGGTGCTGCCTATGGCTTTCTACACACAGAGGTGCTTTCCAACCACCTGGTCTTCAcacactttttttccctctgcctgggacaccCTCCCCTGCCTCTGTTTACTATAACCAACCTTACCCATCTTTCAAGACTAAATGCAGATGTCACCTATTTGGGAAGAAATCTCTAACCTCCCAGGCTGGGTTAGGTGCTTTTCCTGAGCTCTCACAGAGCCGTAGCTCCCTCTGTCACTGTCCTGCCTTGCTCAAAGCTCTCCCAAGGAAGCCTCTACAGTGCTGaaactgttctatatcttgacctGGGTTTTGGTTTCATGGATGTTTACATGTGCAATAATTTATCCAGCTGATACTTGAGATTTGTCCATTTATCATTGTAtgtaagttatacctcaattaCAAAGTAAATAACCAAAAACAAGTAATTAAATGTTCCCCAAACTCCCATCATcctcaggagaaaaatcaatgctCCTCAGCCTGGCATTGGAGGGTCTATTTTCCCGTCTTCTAAGGTCTAGCCATGGCAAATAGATGATCAccaagtgtttgctgaatgaacaaatggcaCACCCTTTGCTGCCGGCCGTTGGTGACATCTCTGTGTGCGCCTGGCCCACATCTTGCTCTCCCTTTTTCTGCTGGGAGACACGCTTGCTCTCCGAGTTGCCCTTGCAGCTAGAGGTGGTCATACCAAACAGTTCTGACCGACAGGACAGAGTCTGCTGCTGGCTCTGGGAAGGctattgcttttctttataaaaaggaagagatgTGTCCCCTTCTCCCTGCAGATATGATGTATGAAGCTACAACACCTGCCATCTCCTGAGCACAGGGGAAGGGCCAAGAGAGTCACAGAGAATCACAGCACGCTGGGCCCGGTGCTATGGAGACTGAGCTGTGGGTCCACAACTGCCCTCCTCCAGACTTGTTTTGTGAGGGAAATATAACCACTAGTGCTTAATCCATTATTGGCTGTGTTTTGCTATTGTTAAGAAATGTAGTTGTCAACGTTAAAAAACCAAGAGACTTCACATAAGAAGCCAATACAGGGCTGCGGACCCTGGAGCACTGTATCTGGAGTCCCGGCAGTGGGACAATCCCAAATCACAGTGGCACCCCCGTGGGAGATTAACAGTAAAAAGAGCCCCAGGTAAGTCACAGAACTAGACGCCGCTCTGAGGCGGCGGGAAGCGTACCTCACACTGGAGGCGGCTGGAGGTAGCAGAGCTGGAGGTGGGgccaggtggggggtggggaatggcCCAGCAGCCGGACAGAGAGCAGgaggagcagcagcagcagcagcagcaggcccAGGACTGGCGCCGGGATCAGCGGGTGCCGAGTGGCTCTGTGGGGAGGCAGCACAGTGCTTGGGGGGCCTAGGGGAGCCCGTGGTATCCCAGCAGTGCCCTGTATGACCACCACCCTCCTTCTGGAGACACCTTGGGGTGCACCTGAGCTGCTGggggtgcagggggcacaggcagAGTTGGCCCCAGACTGGCCTCCTGACTGGGACCAGCTCCTTCACCACCGGCACCAGGGCTTGCTGCAGCTCCGGCTCTGAGGGCCTGCTGGGGGGAAAGGAAGGCAGGGCGATGGTGCTGGACCTTTTCTCTGACCCCAAGTCCGCCCCCAGGCCCTTGGGTCCCGCTACCTCTCAGGGGGGCTTCCTGGGATGTCTCCAGGATGTGAGTCTCCCAGAGGGATGGGGAGATCCACCTGGAAGGACAAAGGAGACAAACTTGAGACATTGGGTCCTGGACTGGGAGCAGTGCTAGGTTCAGCCCGCTGGACAGAAGCGACCACATGGAAGGGGGTGGGACACAGTGGTTCAGTGCGTGAGCCTCCCGGAGACACACTGCTGCGTTGGGCTCCCAGCTCCGCCAGTTTCCTGCTATGTGTCTCTTGGCACGTCACCCCATCTCTCCAGGCCCCACTTTCTCCATGTGCTGGACGGGGATGATGACGGCACCCACCTCACAGGGCTGAAGTGGAGAACGAATGAGTGAATGTgggcaaaaaccaaaaaaatcaggaGATgggctcagaacagtgcctggcagacaGTGAGCGCGCAATAACTGCGTGAGCTACTCAACGTTATTTCCAACTTCCGTCTGATTCTGGAAGTTTCcaggctccctgagggcagagagcCCATCTTCTTGAGGAGCTCAGCCCTGGGTTGGGCCTAGTCCACCGTGGATACTCTTTGGGTCCATCTTCCTGCCCTGCGCCAGGCCCAGCAGGCGCTTTAAGATTAAAGCCCCCAATATTCCTCCTGACTCACTTGCCCACCTCATCCCCTGTGTCTTGCTGAAAGGGCATCCCCTCTGCAGATCTCAGGCTTTCCCACCCATGCCTTTGCTCTGTGGATGATGATATAtggtaataacaaaaataaagagtTCCAGGAACACCAACCCCAGCCACTATCTTCACCACTGTCGCCTCCTGTGTGTctgctctgtaccaggcactttaCGACCTGATCCTTAACACTTATCCTCACTTATCCTTAAAGATCGCTGTCACACTAGCCGCGAGGAAACTGAGGTGAGGCCCCAGTCTCCATGGAAGGGAGCGTGGTGTGGTGGGAAAGAAGTGGGCTTGGGGTCAGGCTGCTCAGAGAGACCATGTTGGAGGGTGTGGACCCTGAAGGGCCCCAGGTGCCTGGAACGGAGGCTGGCACACCTTCGGGGCTCACGGTTCTTATCTGAGGACTGCAGGTTTCTGACCTCGTCaaatttccttccctcccttcccctgcctaAGAATCAGGATTGTCACCTGCCACTTTGAGGAGCAAAGGAGCTGGTGTGGGTGGTACTGGGCAGGGCAGCTGTGACAGGCACGGTGCCCCAAAGGAGTTCTGGGGCTGGCCGGGGAGGGTCCGGCCCTTCCTGAGTGTGGGcgcttgtgtgtgtgcatttttgcAACCCGGGGGTGTAGCCACGTCTGTGGTGTAGCGGCTGCAGCCCTGTATGTGTGCTTGCGGGGTCCCCTGGGAACATTCTGGCCGCCCACTGGCCCGCAGCCTCCCTCTACAGCACCGTCTCCTCTCATTAGCTGCAGCGAGGGCATCGTTATCTCTTGGCCAAACTATTTTCCTGTCTGCTTGGGggtgtgggcaggggctggggaggagctgTAACTACAGCAGCCTCATCTGAGGGCCTGCAGTGGATGGTGCTGGGGACTGCGTACCGTGACACGGatctctgcttcctcttcttcctctcttctgggCAACCTGGGGCGACAAGAAAGTCGCTGCAAGCGTCTGTCTCCCCTGCCTGCTTCCCATTCACCCGCTGTGTGGCAGAACCTTTAAAGGAGGGCTCTTGACATGGATGGGCACCGTGGAGAGACCTGGAGGATATCCTGGAGCCCCACAAGCAAACTGTTGCAAGTAGGTCTCagcatctgtatttttttcaggGGAATTTTCACCAAATTCTCCAGAGTACGTGACTCCTACAGGGTCAGGGGCCTCTCCACCTCATTGGCTTTCTCAGCTGCTACTTTCCCAGCTGATCTCCCAGCCGATCAAAGGCTTCTGGTTCTCTCACACCCAAAACACCAGAGACTCAGATCTCTCTGGGACCCCACCCCCTGGCCCAGCTTCCTGCCTGGTGGGTTGGGCCATTTTCAGTCAGTCTCCGTCTCACTGGGTCTTCTTTGAGAACTGGGACTCCAGCTCAGACTTCCTTGACTCCAGAACCCAACTGTGTGGGCCCTGCCCCCATCCCAAATCATTTCTCTTAAGTGTGCAAGCTCCAGCCTCTGCGCCTCCTACGGTCACAGCTGTCTGAGCCCCTGAAATGCCTCTCTGGGGACTCAGGCCTCAAGCTGGCCAGCCCTGACGTCCCTTGGAGACCCAGAGGTGCACACCACCTGCCAACCACCTTCGCTGGGGATCAGGGATCCAGCCTTCCAGCCTCAGCTACCAGCTTCAGGCCCAACACCCTCAGGATACAGCTGTTTCCTCAACTCCCATCCACTCCAGGCTCATGggccccagcctctgccccagtCGGACACACAGCTGTCTGACCCTCTGGGACTTCTATTCAGGgacccccagcccctctctcaAGGCCCAAGCTCTCAGCCCTGGTCACGTCTGGGGGTCACAGGACTCACCACttccctctctcccagcttccccatctgtgGATCACACTGCCCCTGCCCCCGCACCCCGCTCGGACGTCCAGCCCCTACGCCAGCCCCCGCCCCGCTGCTGCTCAGCCCCCTCTTCCATCCCCTGCTGACGCAGGGGGAGGTCACAGCTCCAGggaccccaccctgccccatctCAGCTTTCCCAGACAAGTCCAATTAGAGGCTGCGGCAGGCAGGCTCATTAGTTGCCGCAGCTGGGAGCCtgcgagaggggaggggggagagagaggcacCGCAGGAAGGCAGAGGCCCCATGGAGGAGGCCGGGCCCAGACATCTAGCGCTTTCTCTGTCCTCGGAGGCTGCACGTGAGCCTTGTAACAGTCGGTAACAGTCACAGGGCAGGGGCTCACTCCACCCCATCACAAAGTAAccgagctgggatttgaacccagactgtctgattccagagcccctGATGATCTCCCAACTGTCTGGCTGCTCTCCTGGGGCACAGTCTTGGTCTCATTCATCCCAGGGCTTCCTGGAGGCCTTGGGAGAGGTGTGTTCAGTGACAGCGACTTAGTGACTGAGCTGTCCCATCTGCCTGACAACTGTCTTCTTGTCTAAGGGCCTCCTATATGAATATCACTCCTAAAGGACCCCAAGCAGGGCCTCGTCCAGAAGTTTCCCCCCAGGTGGGGTTGGGTGCTGGATGTCCTTCTGGAACGATCAGGgtctgagggcagggctgggtctcaCTCATCCTGGTCTGCAGGCCCAGGGTGGCCTCAGCATGAATGAACGAGGCAATGAGTGATGCACTCCCTCAGAGTTCTTCCAGGCCTTGTACTCTGGCCAACCTCGAGGCAGAGGGATGGCTCAGGGAGGACCAAACTTCTTACCACGTTGAtcgctccttccttccttcacaagGGTACGCAGGCCCTCCCTGGAAGTTTCTCTGTGGGGAAGAAAAGCTTAGGTCTCCCAGGCTGCAACACCTGCCAAGAATTCGCCACCTGCTTCTAAGAcctgccctccccttgggctccccTTGAGGATAGCTCTATCATCCCTCCAGGAGCAGAAGCCAGAAACAGGACAGTTGTTCCACCAAACCCCTTTCTCCTTCAGGACCCAGGAGTTCAGGTCCCCCTGCACCTCTCACACTCCTACAAGCCTCTCACACTCATCTGGGCCCCAAAGAGGCTCAGCGTTTACCTTCCAACACTCTTCTCCTCCCAAGTTCCCAGTCTTGGGGACCCAGGTACCCCTCCATTTTCTCTGGAGACATCCATCCTTGCCTGTGGTCTCAACCACTAACTCGACACTTTTCTCAATACATCCCCGAGCTCCAGCCTTGTGCACCCACTGCCCCTGAGAAGCACCCCCCTATCCCTCAGGGTGCTTACCTCAGAGGGTTGCAAGCTAAGTTCAGCGCCTTTCTGTCGACTCCCTTCCCGGAATCCAGCGCCCCCAACCCCGCTGTCAGCAGGTCGGCAGCTCTGTCTCCCTGCCCCAATTCTCTCTGCCTGTCCCTTTTTCTCCATCCCAAGGCCCTGATCTGGCTCAACCTTCACCCTCTACCTCTGGACCActgccccagcctcctccctggcctcccaggCTCTCAGCCTCCAGTCAGTCCCCATGTGGCCCCAGAGGGGTCTTTCTACATCCAAAGCTGACCTGCCCCTCCCTACCCTCAGCCTTCCTGTGGCTCGAtggagaaaagcacaacctctcAGCTTCACTGACAGGGAATTCCTTTCATTATCCAGCCAGACCTCATCTCTCACTAGTCACCCCCAACTGCCCTCTGCTCCACAAACATGTCATGTGGTTTCACGCTCCCACATGCCTGCATTTActgttcccactgcctggaaGACCTCTCCTTTCTCACACCAATTAacgtctctctttctttcttcaaaataaacTCGTGTCGGTTTCCCTGTGATGTCTCCTTCAGCCGCCTACCCAACACGGAAACTCTCTTCTCTAGGCTCCCGCAGGGCCTGCCGCCCACCTCTAGCACATGGATCATCCTGCACTGGGATGGCCTGGCTGCATGACCTCTACCAGGCCTTGAGCGCTAGGGGATCCAGGCCCTGAATGATTCCGCTCTGTATCCCCAGGAGCCAGCGCAGGAGGCACTCAGAGGCCCGGGTCAGTCTTCCCCTCCAGGAGGAAACGGACTGCTCTCAGCAGACGCTCGCTCTAATTTACACTCCCCCAGGAGCGTGGCTCTGCCCCCCACAAGCTGGGTGAtctccctctgagcctcagtttcccatgaGTAACAGGATGAGGGATGAGGGTGCCTCAACCTCGCAGAGGCAATGGGAGAGGTCAGTGAGGAATCCAACGGGAGCTCTGGTGTCAAAGAGAAACAGAAGCTTCTCTCAACTCAGGGAAAAAGTGAACAGAGAAACGAGTTTGTCTTTTAAGGATGATGAACAGCTCTAAAGCAGTATAATTTTCAAGACAATACAGCGTTGTTTACAGAGCTGTTAGcaatatttccttaaaaaaaaaaggaattcttctGGCACTAACAGTTTAAAATCTCACTTTTCAGCTGTGAACACTGAAGATGAGTTGTCTTCTTTGtttcaaatgtttgaaatattgttCAGGTAATTATGGAAGTCATAAAACAATGGCTATTGTTGAATTCAAGATTACACAGAGGACTGTTAAGTTTTTCTTAAAGGTGACATATTCAAAAGGTAAATGCTTAATGTACCTTTATGCTGTCGAGAAGAACAATTCACTTACTCCCTTCCCACTGTAGTGCCATTTTAAATAAGGTGACTCCTGACAGTGTATTTGACATAAGGACCACAACCACTGCCATGCAATTTGTGTGTCTGCTTTGTTCGCTTTTGTCTCCCACACCAGCAGGCCAGTCCCTAGAAGGCAGGTGTGGTGTCCTGTCTGGCCGGGGGCTCCTTGGCCAGCACCCAGCAGGCCCTCAGTCAACGTGTGTCTATGACATGGGGAACAGTGAAGGCAGGTGGTGTCCCAGGCCCCTCTCCCGGCCCCTGGACCCGCTGGTCTCAGAGTCCCTCCTGTGCTCACCTGCGCCCCAGTTGGGGCTTCAGGTGGAAACTCAGCTTCCTCACTGGTCTCATTGATGACCTCCTCCCACTGCCACACGCCACACAAAGGGCTGGAGAGATCGGCGGCTGCCACTTCCTGTTTCTGGGAGAGAAGAAGTTGTTTCTGAGGCCAGGGAGAATCAGATGAAGGCAGAAGACAGGTCAGAGGTGGGATGGAGATGGGCTGAGGCGTGAGGATGGGAGGTGGACGGAAGGTGGtgtgaggctgggctggggagtcGGTGGGGGCAGCACTCGGAGGGATTTGGTGCCCGGACCAAGGACTGGGTTAGGGATGAAGTTAAGGACTGAGATGGTCCTGGGGGAACTGGTGTGGGGTGAGAGGGCTGGGTCAAAGTTGCCGCTGGCGGTGGGTTAGGGTGTTCTGGGGGTGTCAGGCCCACCTGCTGAATGGCCTGGATCTCCACACCCAGCGATGGTGGTGGCAGCTTGGTCCAGTCCACTCTCCTCACCTGAGCCCCTTCGGGTAGCCTGGCCACACAGTCAGGACGGGGAAGGTTGCCTCCACGCCTGCCCACCACCTGTCAGTCAGCCTGTGCTGGGGTTGCTGCCCTGCCTACCTTGGGGCTGGAGGCCAGGGGTCCCCGTCCTGGggctcccctcctgcctcctccacCCCCGCCATTCCACTCACTCATCCAGCCCCTCATGGGTCTGACTCAGCTGCTCCTCCAGGTGTGAGATTTCCAGCCTCAGTTCCTGCAAAGGAAGGAGTGGAGGACCCCTGGGTCTCCGTTTTTCACCACCCCCCATGCCTGGGCTCCTGTTCCAAGGTCAGTTCCACTCCTGCGACTTCTTTGGGCTCCTCCAGACACATATTGccaagggagaaggggaagaaacaGTGACAGAAACTTAGGAAGCCAAAGAGAGGCAAAGAGCAACAGGAACCCAGAAGGTAACCTATCAGTcaggaaaattaagaaaaggaaggcagagatagaaacacatggaaaaacgagagacacagaaacagattcacagagagGCAAGAGACACACGGGGTGCAAGAGACTCTGAAGACAAGGTACAGAGAGAGGAGTCACCTCAGGAGACAGAGGGACTAGACCCAGAGAGAGGCCGAGACAAGAATCTAAACAAGCCCGGCAGCGAtacagaaagaggaggaggggagatgtGGCGAGAAGTCACCCACAGAGAATGAAAGTGGATGTGAGGGAtctccctggtggtacagtggttacgaatctgccttccaatgcaggggacgtgggttcgatccctcactggggaactaagatcccacctgccgcggggCAAGTAAGTCCgtgcgtcacagctactgagcctgcgcgctctgaagcccacgcaccacaactagagagaagcccgtgcgccgcaactagagaagcccatgcactgcaacaaagagcccacgtgctgcaactaagacccgacatagccaaataaataagcaaatatttttttaaaaaaggaatgtggataggagatggagagaaagagagagagagagagagagagagaaaggaaggaacagaggaaaagtgaaaaggcagagagagacagagagggagagagacacacagtCAGACAGTAGCGATGGGAGAAACAAGACGTAGAGAACTGGAAAAAGATCAACAGAGACAGAAGGAGGCAGCAAATCCCAGAGATGGCAAAAGAGAAGTGGGGAGAGTGAGGCCAGGCCAGTGGGTTACCTGGGTTGTGGTTCTGTACTCCTCCAAGGTCTTGGCCAGACTCTCCACGTGGCGAGTGCGCTGGGAAAGCCCAAAGCTGACTGAGACTGGGCCCAGCCCCCCAAAGACGCTGAGGCTGGGTACTGGGGGGACAGGTGGGGTGGGCTTGGGGGAAGAGCTAGGGCCTGAGGGAGAGCACCAGTTTCCCGGGAACCACTCTGATCTCTTGGCTAATTATCCAAGGATTAGAGCCAAGCAGGACTTCCCTTTGCAGACTCGGGGCAGGAGACACACAGAAGGCAAATGTTTCCCCCCAGCCCCCTCACCTCGGAGAGGGTGGCGTCCCGCTGGCAAATGAGGCGTTCACACTCGTAGAGTTGCCGCTGCCAAGGAAGGCGCTGGTCCATCTGTCTGGCCTGCCCTCCCTGGCCCGCCCACTCTCCCGAGCCCCTCTCCTCAACCTCCCTTCATGTCTCTGGACATCAGCTACACCGAGGGGGGTTTCAGCTGAGTTGCCCACTGGCCCTGGGAACCTGACGGCTTGATTGAAGTCCCACCAGTCCCACTTGATCTCACCAGACCACAGGGGCTGAAACTGGTGATTGTAAAAATGGCCTCGGGGTGGTAGGAAGTTGTCAAGGTGCTAGGGAGGGGTGGCACCTTCAAAGCATCTTTCTCCGTGGCCAGCTCCGCACTCCTCCCCTTCACTCCATCCCGCTCGGCCAGCAACTTCCCGTTCTGAAAGAAGGGACCCTGGTCACATTCACTTCAGCAAATGGCCATGTTAATATTCATAGctgacatttttgtgtgtgtgtggtacgcgggcctctcaccgtcgtggcctctcccgttgcggagcacaggctccggacgcgcaggctcagcggccacggctcacgggcacagccgctccgcggcacgtgggatcttcccggaccggggtacgaacccgtgtcccctgcatcggcaggcggactctcaaccactgcgccaccagggaagcccccaatgatCACTCTTAACAAGattaataataattccttaatatcatcgcACACCCAGTGCTGTTTTTTGGTTTCGGTTGTCTCACAAATGTTTTTTCTCGTTTAGCTTCTTTGAATGAGGATCCAAACAAGGTCCACCATGGCTTTTGGTTGAAACGTCCCATTTCTTTTCATCTGACAGTGATCCCCAGCCTCCCCAGTCCGGGCGCTTTTTCaggtccttcatttgtagaagaAACCAGGTCATTTGTCCTGTAGAACTGGTGCGTTTGGATTTGGTTTACTGTGTTCTTGTTCCCTGTGCAGGACGTTTACCATGCTCCTCTCCTCCCCCGTCATTATTTCCTATAAACT
Above is a genomic segment from Kogia breviceps isolate mKogBre1 chromosome 18, mKogBre1 haplotype 1, whole genome shotgun sequence containing:
- the KASH5 gene encoding protein KASH5 isoform X2, which encodes MDLPESQAGGPSAERYLWDQPEEGSLGAQLSLEEQILNSTFEACDPQRTGTVAVTHVLAYLEAVTGRGPQDARLQTLACSLDPNGEGPQATVDLDTFLVIMRDWIAACQPDGGLELEEETAFEGTLTSQQLPSGCPEAEGPANLESFGGEDPRPELPTTADLLSSLEDLELSNRRLARENAKLQRGVETAEEGSLRLGEEIVALRKQLRSTQQALQFAKAMDEELEDLKTLAKSLEEQNRSLLAQARQTNGKLLAERDGVKGRSAELATEKDALKRQLYECERLICQRDATLSERTRHVESLAKTLEEYRTTTQELRLEISHLEEQLSQTHEGLDELPEGAQVRRVDWTKLPPPSLGVEIQAIQQKQEVAAADLSSPLCGVWQWEEVINETSEEAEFPPEAPTGAQRNFQGGPAYPCEGRKERSTWLPRREEEEEAEIRVTVDLPIPLGDSHPGDIPGSPPESRPSEPELQQALVPVVKELVPVRRPVWGQLCLCPLHPQQLRATRHPLIPAPVLGLLLLLLLLLLLSVRLLGHSPPPTWPHLQLCYLQPPPV
- the KASH5 gene encoding protein KASH5 isoform X1; translated protein: MDLPESQAGGPSAERYLWDQPEEGSLGAQLSLEEQILNSTFEACDPQRTGTVAVTHVLAYLEAVTGRGPQDARLQTLACSLDPNGEGPQATVDLDTFLVIMRDWIAACQPDGGLELEEETAFEGTLTSQQLPSGCPEAEGPANLESFGGEDPRPELPTTADLLSSLEDLELSNRRLARENAKLQRGVETAEEGSLRLGEEIVALRKQLRSTQQALQFAKAMDEELEDLKTLAKSLEEQNRSLLAQARQTEKEQQQLVAEIESLQEENGKLLAERDGVKGRSAELATEKDALKRQLYECERLICQRDATLSERTRHVESLAKTLEEYRTTTQELRLEISHLEEQLSQTHEGLDELPEGAQVRRVDWTKLPPPSLGVEIQAIQQKQEVAAADLSSPLCGVWQWEEVINETSEEAEFPPEAPTGAQRNFQGGPAYPCEGRKERSTWLPRREEEEEAEIRVTVDLPIPLGDSHPGDIPGSPPESRPSEPELQQALVPVVKELVPVRRPVWGQLCLCPLHPQQLRATRHPLIPAPVLGLLLLLLLLLLLSVRLLGHSPPPTWPHLQLCYLQPPPV